From a region of the Fischerella sp. JS2 genome:
- a CDS encoding sulfurtransferase, translated as MSQYAHPEVLVDTQWLMDHLNDPMVPVVEVDMSPEPYKDAHIPGAIFWNIFADLLMPDLRMNLEQVAIEKLMSRSGISQETTVIVYGSYPGTGAWIFWLLQLFGHERVYVLNGGHQKWVAEGRPVTSELSSFAPTQYHAISFDPNLRVLQAEVQTSLGRSDCVLLDVRTLQEYRGEVFMIKPPEGSERGGHIPGAVHLEHTLTLNEDGTFKSVEELRTLYGSRGITADKEVFPYCAIGGRSAYIWFVLKYLLGYPNVRNYDGSWNEWSRLPHALIDQG; from the coding sequence ATGTCCCAATATGCTCACCCTGAAGTTTTGGTCGATACGCAATGGCTGATGGATCACCTCAACGATCCGATGGTGCCTGTGGTTGAAGTCGATATGAGTCCAGAACCCTACAAAGATGCTCATATTCCTGGTGCAATTTTCTGGAATATCTTTGCGGATCTACTTATGCCCGACCTCCGCATGAATCTAGAGCAAGTTGCCATTGAGAAACTGATGTCGCGATCGGGAATTTCTCAGGAAACGACTGTGATTGTCTATGGCAGTTACCCCGGCACAGGAGCCTGGATATTTTGGCTTTTGCAACTTTTTGGACATGAGAGAGTGTATGTCCTCAATGGTGGACATCAGAAATGGGTGGCGGAAGGTCGTCCAGTGACATCAGAGTTGTCAAGCTTCGCACCTACTCAGTACCATGCAATATCTTTTGATCCCAATTTGCGAGTTCTACAGGCAGAGGTTCAGACATCTCTGGGGCGCTCGGATTGCGTGTTGTTAGATGTCCGTACTCTTCAAGAGTACCGTGGCGAAGTATTTATGATCAAGCCACCAGAAGGGTCGGAACGTGGGGGACATATCCCAGGTGCTGTGCATCTTGAGCATACTCTCACGCTGAATGAAGATGGCACGTTTAAGTCAGTAGAAGAGTTACGCACTCTCTATGGCAGCCGAGGCATTACAGCTGATAAAGAAGTATTTCCTTACTGTGCCATTGGTGGACGATCTGCATATATCTGGTTTGTTTTGAAGTATTTACTCGGCTATCCCAACGTGCGAAATTATGATGGATCGTGGAATGAGTGGAGCCGTCTACCTCATGCACTGATTGATCAAGGTTAA
- a CDS encoding antibiotic biosynthesis monooxygenase produces the protein MILEVAILDIKPGSAEEFEAAFKTASKIIASMSGYVSHELQRCLETTNRYILLVRWQQLEDHTVGFRQSSKYQEWRSLLHHFYDPFPTVEHYESVLFNSGSE, from the coding sequence ATGATATTGGAAGTGGCAATTCTTGATATTAAACCTGGTTCGGCTGAAGAGTTTGAAGCTGCATTCAAAACAGCCTCAAAGATTATTGCTTCTATGTCGGGCTATGTCTCCCATGAACTTCAACGATGTCTAGAGACTACAAATCGTTATATTCTGCTTGTACGCTGGCAGCAATTAGAAGACCATACGGTTGGATTTCGACAATCGTCAAAATATCAAGAGTGGCGATCGCTACTGCACCACTTCTATGATCCATTTCCGACTGTGGAGCATTATGAAAGCGTTTTATTTAACTCTGGATCTGAGTGA
- a CDS encoding amino acid ABC transporter ATP-binding protein: MNIKEPIIVAQDVHKWYGKFHVLQGVSLTVNRGEVVVIMGPSGSGKSTFIRTFNALEDYQKGRIEIDGIALTDDLRNIEAIRREVGMVFQQFNLFPHLTVLQNITLAPIWVRKRSRIKAEEAAMQLLERVGILEQAHKYPGQLSGGQQQRVAIARALAMQPKVMLFDEPTSALDPEMVREVLDVIKTLAADGMTMVVVTHEVGFAREVADRVILMDGGVIVEVATPLEFFQNPQQERTRKFLSQIL; the protein is encoded by the coding sequence ATGAATATAAAAGAGCCAATTATTGTTGCCCAAGATGTACATAAATGGTATGGCAAATTTCACGTTTTGCAGGGTGTCAGCCTGACAGTAAACCGGGGAGAAGTAGTGGTGATTATGGGTCCTTCTGGTTCCGGCAAATCGACTTTTATTCGCACTTTTAACGCCTTAGAAGACTATCAAAAAGGACGTATAGAAATAGATGGAATTGCTTTAACAGATGATTTACGTAATATCGAAGCAATTCGGCGGGAAGTGGGGATGGTGTTTCAGCAGTTCAACTTATTTCCACATTTGACAGTGCTACAGAATATTACTTTAGCGCCAATTTGGGTGCGTAAGCGATCGCGCATTAAAGCTGAAGAAGCGGCGATGCAGTTATTAGAACGAGTGGGAATCTTGGAACAAGCACACAAATATCCAGGACAACTTTCAGGAGGACAGCAGCAACGGGTAGCGATCGCCCGGGCTTTGGCAATGCAACCCAAAGTTATGCTATTCGATGAACCAACCTCTGCTCTCGATCCAGAGATGGTACGTGAAGTATTGGATGTCATTAAGACTCTTGCTGCGGATGGAATGACGATGGTGGTTGTCACTCACGAAGTCGGGTTTGCCAGGGAGGTAGCTGACCGAGTTATTCTCATGGATGGAGGTGTCATTGTAGAAGTAGCCACACCCTTAGAGTTTTTCCAAAATCCCCAGCAGGAACGTACCCGCAAGTTTTTATCCCAAATTCTTTAA